The DNA region aaattcaattaaatttaccaaaatttctCATGATCTAGAGTCAGAGTCGGGGTTTTTTTTAGACCTAAGGCtgaaatgatgtttttttttgtgatattttattgacagttttttttttttttgttacattttatTTATCACTGGCTTAAAATGTAAACAAACAAGTAATGGCAAATTCGCTTAAAATATAATTCATAGTGGATTTTTTTAACATCATTAGCATGTTACACTTTTAGAGTCAAGTCTCCGAAATCACATGGTGGATTTTCTTATTCTGGCACCCTTAGTTGATTCTTTTGTTAAAGGAGTATGGTTAAAATGCAAGTAACTTGTGTCAAGTCTTGATAACTCGATTTTCCTTTTCCacttttcaaagaaaatatatCTACCGACTTGTCCAAAAGCAGCAAGGTACAGATTCAAGTCTCCGtaatcttctctctttttattttttatttttttaagaatcaagtCTGCGTAATTACATGGCCCTGTTTACGGTTTTCATTGGAAAACTTATATGTTTGGCCttgcaattttttcaaaaaacgcagctatagagtgcgttttttgtagtgtcacATTCTCCGCCAATTTTTGCATTTTCATATGAATTTgatcattttcaattttcatttacaGTAATACATGCTCTCTTTTcatatttaagaaaataatctAAGTCTATTAGAATCTCAAAATCTTATTGATCATTTGATATCAATTCGATCAGTCACATAAGTTggctgaaaattttaatatttggaatttattgcaaattatattttatttttcttattaatctgaaatacaatttttaagtatatgatatttatcttatgaataatttatttattttacttgtaTATATGCTTGATCATGCTAGTTCAGATTGGTTGCCTGCTtattctcaataaaaaataaaaaaattggttacTTGCTTTGTTGGGGAGCTCATCCCTTATTTCTCTATTTTAGATTTTGAGGAGTAGTAGGTTTGTCGTTGAAGTGGTTTGTGTAAGAAGAGTATTACGATTTGcattaataaatgttttttttttttgagctcgCATTAATAAATGTTAGAGACTAGTGTTTAGTGATTATTggattgtttaaaaattgaagttttctAACTGTTTTGATTTTCTAAGAaatttacttttgttgttgttgtgatgTGGACGTAGATTTTCTTTgtctatttttcttctctcttctttaattttgcgttaatgagtttattttcacaatagttgGGTTAATGTGGACgcaaacttttaatttttgtttttttgagaatattcaaaggaattttaatttgttattgtattttttttagagaataatTATTAAACTTTAGTGGAACCTTGCACACTTGTGAATATTTCCTGATGTTTGGAGCCTTGCACCTTTTTATTAATTGCCAAAAAAGTTTGTgcaatttttgataaattaccaattgacttaaaagtttaagttattaggaaatattaaatttaattacttaattataATTCTAATACTCTTCCTAACATATGACCTCAAACCCTCCTTAATAAGTGAGGCTCAACACATGGAATTTTTAAGAttgaacatttgagatagagaGGAGACTAGAGACAAAGATTGAACTTAAAATATCTTGCTCTAATACAATGATAAACTATTGATTAACCCAAAATCTTTAAGTTGTTTGGAAATGTTTCACTTAActataaatttcacaattttctttccaaaaaaattggGTAGAGATGCAAATTACACCATTTGGAGTCAAGTCTTTGAAATCACAAGGcccattttctttattttgggccCCTGGTTCTTTTGTATTAAAGGCAACCTAAAATGCAAGTTACTGGAAACGACTCAAGTCTTAGTAATTTCATGGCCCACTTAACGTTTTATATAAACTAGTCTCAGAAGATGCAACATTAATTTATGCAATTTGTGCTGTATATACTTTAAATTTTCTGTGTCACTACTTAACGTGCGGAAGACTATTAGGAACGGAGGCTGTCCGGGagtaaatcttttttattttattttttattttttattgtgctACTGCTATTTGCTTCTTTGTAAAATAAGCCTCAAATCTATGTATATTTGAGGGCGTTCAGTGTGTAGAACTTTGCAGGGAGCTCCtgcttaaatacattttttattattttatttaacttatgGATATAAAGATTTGACGCTTTAgctattgtgaaaatgttgtaataaTTGATTGTGTCCATAAAACAACTCTAAATTACAAATCTAAAAATGTATCAAGTGTCGCATTTTAAACTACATGTctaatcaattaaataaaaccaTGAAATGGACATTTACACTTCCAGTGAACAATGTTGATAGCTGAATATGATtaagtgaatttttttcttattttttggttaaTCAGAATGTTTAGAAATTTGACTATTCACATTATTCCCCAAATGTGTGTACCTAATTTAGTAACTAAAAAAAGCtatcaccaaaaaataaaaataaaaattggttttatAAATACATTAACCCAATATATTGGGTTaaataacttcttcttctttttttcaattgtacgacttttttttttttttttttgttgagaaaattcaATTGTACGACTTGAAACATCTATAGCGGCCAAAGCACCCAAAAAATCTCAGTCGATGTAGTccaatcttttatttaattcattttaaagGAGTACTATTACCTGTTTAATGGTCAGTACAATATATACTACCAGTAAGATCGGTACCAGTATGACATTGACTTCCTTGGGTAAAATATCATTGCAAAAACAGTAGTATACTATGGGCACAAcagtttcacaataattttacaatattttcacaattaattaggtccattgttgacatcactttttttcctatctttaacaacttaccacatatactgatgatgcacaaaaaatcATCAGTGAGTTGATCGTCCAAACATGTCAATGGATGCAcctgaagaacaaaagagaagaaccaaTCAAAGGGTACCGGTGGGGTACCAGCTAAagaccctccgaaggttaagttagaagaGAGCTCCAACAATGCTAGAGAGTATGTGCTTTAGAGAAATTGTGCGTACCCTGTATTCTGAAAGTccatgggtttttatagtagagtCGGCCTCCGTTTCTTGCGCACCAAGGCGCTTTCTTATAGGGAAGATCTTCATTAATGGGCGTATATTACGAAATCCTTCTCAGTTAGGATTTTATTTGCATTAGGATTCTATGAGTTAAAGTCAATTGTGAGACGCAAGTTATTTCCATTTAGGAGTCCTTGGAGCTTAATCAAACCGGAAGGATGCCACGTGGCCCTTATACCCGTCCACTGTGTGTTTGTGCACTTTGGccaaggcacttgtgggtgacttggttcgtctgtccacccgtaggtaggaagacttaaaattttgaccaaggcacttgtaggtgacttggttcgtccgtccacccgtaggtaggaagacttagaattttgaccaaggcacttgtgggtgacttggttcgtccgtccACCTGTAGGTAgcaagacttagaattttgaccaaggtacttgtgggtgacttggttcatccgtccacccgtaggtaggaagacttaaaattttttccaaGGCACTCATgagtggcttggttcgtccttgCACCATTAGGTAGGAAGACAacattttgaccaaggcacatGTGGGTGAtttggttcgtccttccacccgtTGGTCGAAAGACTTGGAATTTTGACCGAGGCgcttgtgggtgacttggttcgtccgtccACCCGTATGTAGGAATACTTAGAATTTTGGccaaggcacttgtgggtgacttAGTTCGTCCGTCCACccataggtaggaagacttagaattttgaccaaggcacttgtgggtgacttgTTTCGTCCGTCCACccataggtaggaagacttaaaattttttccaaGGCACTCATGAGTGGTTTGATTCGTCCTTCCACCATTAGGTAGGAAAACATAATATTGACCAAGGCAcatgtgggtgacttggttcgtccttccacccgtaggtcgaaagacttagaattttgaccaaggcacatGTGGGTGGCTTGGTTTGTCCTTCCACCCGTAGGtcggaagacttagaattttgaccaaggcacttgtgggtgacttggttcgtctGTCTACCCGTAGGTAgaaagacttagaattttgaccaaggcattTGTGGGTAACTTGGTTCGTCCGCCCACccataggtaggaagacttaaaattttgtccaaGGCACTCATgagtggcttggttcgtccttccaccatTAGGTAGGAAGACAGAATTTCGACCAAGGTAcatgtgggtgacttggtttgtccttccacccgtaggtcggaagacttagaattttgactaAGGCACATGTGGGTGGCTTGGTTCGTCTGTCTACccataggtaggaagacttaaaattttgtgcAAGGCACTAATgagtggcttggttcgtccttccaccatTAGGTAGGAAGacagaattttgaccaaggcacatATGGGTTACTTGGTTCATTCTTCCACCCGTAGGTCGAAAGACTtggaattttgaccaaggcacttgtgggtgacttgggTCATTcgtccacccgtaggtaggaagaTTTAGAATTTTGGccaaggcacttgtgggtgacttggttcgtccgtccacctataggtaggaagacttagaattttgaccaaggcacttgtgggtgacttggttcgtccgtccACCCATAGGTAAgaagacttaaaattttgtccaaGGCACTCATGAGTGGTTTGATTCGTCCTTCCACCATTAGGTAGGAAAACATAATTTTGACCAAGGCTCATGTGGGTGACTaggttcgtccttccacccgtaggtcggaagacttagaattttgaccaaggcacatGTGGGTGGCTTGGTTTGTCCTTCCACCTGTAGGtcggaagacttagaattttgaccaaggcacttgtgggtgacttggttcgtccgtctACCCGTAGGTAGAAAGATtaagaattttgaccaaggcacttgtgggtgacttggttcgtccgtccacccgtaggtaaaaagacttagaattttgaccaaggcacttgtcCCACATCGACAAGAGATCCCTCCCACATATGGTTTATAAGCGTCTAGCGCGACCATATGTGTACCACTACTACACATATGGTCGCGCCAGACGCTTATAAACCATATGTGGGAGGGATCTCTTGTCGATGTGGGATGGCCTGCCGAGTTCCAAGGTTCGCCCTTGCTCCAGGTATCGTTCTCCATGCCGCTTGAGattaaaccgtgagggactggctccccaaagcggataagtCCGATTAGTGTcctcacaataataataataataataataataataataataataataataataaatttcgTTCACATTTTCTAATGGTTGTAAAATGCAAGTAAGTTGTGTCAAGTCTTGGTAACTCAATTTTCCTTTTCcactttttcaaagaaaataaatctataTCAACTTGTCCAAAACCAGCAAGTTACATATTCAAGTCTCtgtaatctctttttttttcttagaatcaAGTCTTCGTAATTACATGGCCCTGTTTACGGTTTTCATTGGAAAACTTATATGTTTGGCCTTGCATATTTTTTCACCAAAACTCACATTCTCGACAAATTTCAGCATTTTCATATGAATTTgatcattttcaattttcatttacaGTAATACATgctctcttttcattttctagaaaataatcTAAGCCTACTAGAATCTCAAAATCTAATTGATCATTGATATAAATTCGATCAGTCACATAAGTTggctgaaaattttaatatttggaatttaatgcaaattatattgtatttttctaattaatctgaaataaaatttttaagtatctGATATTATCTTatgaataatttaattattttacttgtATATATGCTTGATCATACTAGTTCAGATTTGTTGCCTGCTACTTCTCTAAAACAGAAAACAGAAAATTTGGTTACTTGCTTAGTTGGGGAGCTCATCCCTTATTTCTCTATTTTAGATTTTGAGGAGTAGTTGGTTTTTCGTTGAGGTGGTTTGGGTAAGAAGAGTATTACGATTtgcattaataaatttttttttttttaatacaaagtAGAAATTCtcctttaatatattttaagtgtgtatatgtgtgtgaagctctttATTAGAGACTTAAACCTTACCCTTCACATtctacaagtacttatactttgTGAAGTGAAGCAGTGTATTAATAAATGTTAGAAGCTAGTGTTTAGTAATTATTAgattgtttaaaatttgaatttttctaaccGTTTTGATTTTCTAAGAAGttcactttttttgttgttgtgatgTGGATGCGAAAATGCATGCCTTAATGGAGAGCTCATAGGGAAAGTTTATATGCAGCTGCCTTTGAGGTTCTCTTTTTCGGGATTGTCTCACAAAGTGTGTCGACTGCGCTGGTTACTCAATGGACTAAAGAAAGCACCACGAGCTTGATTTTCACCCAAAAATCTGGCCCATTCGCCCTCCAAATATACCCTACAaaacaattttaacaaattttcatATCGGTTGCGGGggaaaaaatttctttgtaaaTTAGTGTTAAAAATCAAGcatagcctctctctctctctctctctcaggacATTTCCCTCTTGCTCTCTTTCCAGAATTATATAGttctcatattttctttaaaagcTTCCCTGCACTAGTAAATTTCAGCCACAAGTTTAAGGTGTCTAGAAGCTTGGTAAAATATAGTATTTAAAAAGATAAAGCTAGAAGCTTCAAAGTCAGTTCTTTTAACTGACATAAGACTAGTATAGATAGGATGTCATGTGCCTAGGTGTGTGGTGTATCCGACAAATATGCCGGGAACAACATATAATTTTCGGTGTGAGACGTGTGGAATAAGGTGAAGTGTGGGTGAAGAGAAATACTTGTATGAAGTGAGGTGAAGCCGTGTGAAGTGAAGTGTGTGCCATTAAGCTCCAACTGTCGTAGAGTGTTGAAGTAAAGCAAAGTCAAAATAAGTGTCCCAGTGTCAGTAGGTgttaggtgtgtgtgtgtgtgtatttaagGATATTGAATTTGAATGTAAAAGTGCCCCTGTGTGCACTGATGTAATAACAGTTGTAAAGTATTGTAATTAAAAGagtttagtttttaaataaaagttctttattgagttttttgtttaactaTTAGAACTTTATTCCATGAAAATTAATTCCTTTTAAtacccacaaaaaagaaaaagaaaaaaacagctTCAATATATATAGAGTTTGGTTAATAAGTGttttgttaataaaccattttaatattacttttaggaaaaatattaaaagttgaCTAAAActtagttatttttttcttttaatataaaaagttcttaaaaatattttttaaactaatgtTCTTAAAACATTAGTTAACTTTCCCCTTAAAAGGTGTGATTAACAAGTATTTTTTGGGCATTTGTTTAATGTATCATAGCACATATACCCAAAAGAAATTATCCAACTTGGATGTCTCCATGTCAGTTGCTTTTTGGAGTGTGAATAAACTGTGTAAAATAGATTGCGTATAATTAACACTACTATAAAATCAAGTAACTGAAAAAAGTAGCCTTTATATACAAGAAAGTAGGGTGTTAGCCGTGATAAAAAGCCAATATGCTTCGGGAAAATTGTTCACAAATGTGCGAGATCTTTTTTGTGCTTACGGCCATATCATAAATGCAGTGAAGATGggatactaataataataataataataaggataAATTCTGTTCACACTCTCTAACGTTGGGCTAATATCAAGCAGatttaaaacttttcaaaactaaccAATTTGGTCCTCAAAGTCAATTTCATCCCTAAAacaattgagaaaaaataactaaatatttagGGACTAAGTTGACTTTAAggaacaaattaattaattttgaaaaattttagacCTAATTTACATTAGCCCAAACCTCAAGAGTGTGATGCAATTtaccctaataataataataataataataataaaaaaaaaagattaaaaagcaACAGCATATCCCAGTCCTCAAGTCACGGCCATACTAATTAAAACTTGGAACAGTCTCAATGTTTACGTCACGACAATACTTTCTACTTTCAGGTGACTTCCACTGCTATAAAATGGCACCATCTTCAGCCTTAAATTCATTATTCTCTAAATAAGATCATAATAGATACTAATACCAACAAAAGTTTACGCCAGTCAGTCCACCATAGGACATGTCGCGCCCGCCTATCTACCCTTTCATTCTCCTTTTTTGCTTCCTCCACCTTCCCTCTGGAATCCAATCCAGTGACCTtcaaattctcatgaaactAAAATCCGCCCTTCAAACATCAAACACCAATGTTTTTAGTTCTTGGGAATCTGGAAATTCCATATGCAACTTCACTGGAATCTCCTGCAATTCCAACGATTCCATTACAGAAATCGAACTTCCATACCAAAATTTAACCGGGGTTGTTCCTCTTGATTCAATATGCCAGCTCCAATCATTGGAAAAGCTCTCATTCGGATTCAACTACTTGCACGGTCCAATTATGGacgacttgaaaaattgtgtcaaACTGCAATACTTGGATTTGGGCAACAATTTGTTCACAGGATGGTCGGTTCCAAAAATATCCTCTCTAAGCCAATTGCAGTATCTACATCTGAATGCAAGCGGATTTTCAGGGATTTTCCCATGGAAATCACTCCAAAACATGACTGGTCTTGTCTGGCTGAGCCTCGGAGACAATCCTTTTAATCCTACTCCATTTCCAAACGAGGTGTTGCTGCTTACTAACTTGACTTGGCTTTACCTATCAAACTGCGGCATCCAAGGCACAATTCCAGCAGAGATTGGAAACCTTAAAGAGCTAATCAACTTGGAGCTTGCCGACAATAACATGACGGGGGAAATCCCAGTTGAGATTGGGAACCTAGTCAACCTGTGGCAGCTTGAGCTCTACAACAATTCATTCACAGGAAAACTTCCTATCGGTCTAAGAAACCTCACAAAGCTTGAAATGTTCGATTTTTCGAATAACTATCTTGAAGGCGATCTATCTGAGTTGAGGTTCTTGAATAACCTGGTTTCTCTGCAACTGTATCAAAACGAGCTATCTGGCCAGGTACCGGCCGAGTTCGGCAACTTCACGAAGCTTGTGGACCTTTCTCTGTATAGAAACAGCTTCACTGGTCCGCTGCCTCATAACCTTCTCTCCTGGGCTAAAACTAATTTCATCGAAGCCTCTGAGAATTTCTTTACCGGTCCAATTCCACCAGATATGTGCAAGCAAGGTACTATGAGGTCGCTTTTCATGTTTGAGAACTATCTCACCGGTGAAATTCCAGCAAGTTTCGCCAATTGTTCCACTTTACGTCGTTTTAAGGTCAACAATAACTCACTCTCGGGTAAAGTTCCTATTGGAATCTGGGGATTACCGAACATGATTCTTATTGATATCTCGTTGAATGATATTGAAGGCCCAATTACATCTGATATAAAAAACGCCAAGTCTCTTGCATACTTATTTGCAGGAAACAATCGCCTATCTGGTGAATTACCCGCAGCGATTTGCAACGTaagttttcttgaaattttggatATCTCTAATAATAGTTTGGAAGGCAAGATTCCACAATGTTTAGGTAACTTTAGTTATTATCTTAGGGTGATGAATTTGGGAATGAATAATTTTCAAGGTACCATACCTGATACATTTGCAAAGGGTAATCAGTTGAGAACTATTGTCTTCAATGACAATAATTTAAAAGGGCTATTACCAAAATCTTTTATCAACTGTACAAATGTGGAAGTTCTTGACTTCGGAAACAACAAGATTAATGATTTATTTCCTTACTGGTCTGAAGCTCTTACCAATCTGCAGGTTCTTGTCTTGAAATCCAACAAATTCCATGGACCTATAGGAAATCATAACACTAGTGgggtgtttttctttaagctaaGAATTCTTGACTTGTCTCACAATGAGTTTACAGGTCTTTTACcaagaaattattttgaaaaattcaatgCCATGATGATTAATGATGAGGGCAGACTTGAACCGCAGTATTTGGGTGAAAGTTATACAGGTTATGGTTGTAAGCGTCAAAGTTGTCAATATCAAGATTCCGTGGTGGTGACAGTGAAAGGGTTGGAAATTAAACTACAACGAATCCTAACCATCTTTACAACAATTGATTTATCCAGCAACAAATTCGAAGGAGTTATTCCAGAAGTACTTGGAAGGCTTATAATCCTTCGACTTCTCAACCTTTCCCATAATAGCCTAACTGGCCATATCCCATCATCATTGGCAAAATTGTCGGCGCTT from Castanea sativa cultivar Marrone di Chiusa Pesio chromosome 6, ASM4071231v1 includes:
- the LOC142639341 gene encoding uncharacterized protein LOC142639341, whose translation is MSRPPIYPFILLFCFLHLPSGIQSSDLQILMKLKSALQTSNTNVFSSWESGNSICNFTGISCNSNDSITEIELPYQNLTGVVPLDSICQLQSLEKLSFGFNYLHGPIMDDLKNCVKLQYLDLGNNLFTGWSVPKISSLSQLQYLHLNASGFSGIFPWKSLQNMTGLVWLSLGDNPFNPTPFPNEVLLLTNLTWLYLSNCGIQGTIPAEIGNLKELINLELADNNMTGEIPVEIGNLVNLWQLELYNNSFTGKLPIGLRNLTKLEMFDFSNNYLEGDLSELRFLNNLVSLQLYQNELSGQVPAEFGNFTKLVDLSLYRNSFTGPLPHNLLSWAKTNFIEASENFFTGPIPPDMCKQGTMRSLFMFENYLTGEIPASFANCSTLRRFKVNNNSLSGKVPIGIWGLPNMILIDISLNDIEGPITSDIKNAKSLAYLFAGNNRLSGELPAAICNVSFLEILDISNNSLEGKIPQCLGLEIKLQRILTIFTTIDLSSNKFEGVIPEVLGRLIILRLLNLSHNSLTGHIPSSLAKLSALESLDLSSNSLTGEIPLQLTNLTFLAMLNLSQNQLIGPIPQGKQFATFENNSYDRNLGLCGFPLSSKCGTSELTQRAPPSIFQEDNDSLFASGFDWKAVLIGYGCGLLFGLAMGYVVFKIRKPIWLVRFIEGKEKDKKRRPNNQRPGQRRN